TCTGGGCCACCGGGGCGCACTTCGACTTCAAGGACCTGCTCAAGAAGCGCGGCTACCACTGGCATGACCCCGCGAACGAACCCGGTGCCGAAAAGGCCTGGGCGATGGACGTGGCTGTCGAGGACTTCGCGGCTGAACTCGACTGGCTCAAGGCCGAATGCCTGTATGGCAAGGGGCTCAGCATGCCGGTTGACCGAATCGACGCTTACAACCGCTTTACGTCGCGGCGCACTCCGATGGAGCGCGCGTACCGCTGATTAAAAAAGGGCCGCTTCCATGCGGCCCTTTTCTTGTGCGCAGGCGACTGGAAAGGCCTCAACCCAGCCTCAGCCTTCGGTCGAGCTCGTCTAGGTGCTCGGCCGTGAGTGCAATGCGGGGGTCCGTTCTGACCAGGAACGGGCAGCTGGGCGCGAATAGGCTGCCGTCGTCGTCCAGCGCAGCGAAGGGTCTCCGGACGCGCGCGCTCTCGCGCAGGTAGTGCTCAATCTCCGCTTGGCGCTGGTACCGGAGCGCGTCGGGCAGGTCTGGCGTCACGCCGACCACGCGCGGGTGGAGCTGCTCGCTCGCGAAACAGTCCCGAAGCTGCGCCAGGCTGCTTTCGAGCCGCCAACTCGACGAAATCACGATATCGAC
The genomic region above belongs to Variovorax sp. PBL-E5 and contains:
- a CDS encoding HAD domain-containing protein, which produces MNSTLLLDFDGVVHRNMNGTFERMPLLEAWLLARPSVDIVISSSWRLESSLAQLRDCFASEQLHPRVVGVTPDLPDALRYQRQAEIEHYLRESARVRRPFAALDDDGSLFAPSCPFLVRTDPRIALTAEHLDELDRRLRLG